In Caminicella sporogenes DSM 14501, a single window of DNA contains:
- a CDS encoding transketolase family protein, translated as MNKAVATREAYGKALLEAGRENENIVVLDADLSKSTKTNMFAGEFPNRFFDMGIAEQNMMAVAAGLAASGKIPFASTFAVFASGRAFEIIRNSICYPKLNVKICATHAGITVGEDGATHQALEDIACMRALPNMVVINPSDGVSTEAAIKAIAEYKGPVYVRLGRAKVPVIYDENNFKFEIGKGIEVKEGSDITIIATGIMVSKALQASEKLSEEGISARVIDIHTIKPIDKDIIVKAANETKAIITVEEHNIIGGLGSAVAEVLAENCPVPMKRIGINDTFGESGKPDELMEKYGLTAENIIENAKQLIGK; from the coding sequence ATGAATAAAGCAGTTGCAACTCGTGAAGCATATGGTAAAGCACTATTAGAAGCAGGAAGAGAAAATGAAAATATAGTTGTATTAGATGCTGACTTGTCTAAATCGACAAAAACTAATATGTTTGCTGGAGAGTTTCCAAATAGATTTTTTGATATGGGTATTGCAGAACAAAATATGATGGCAGTTGCTGCCGGATTGGCTGCTTCTGGAAAAATTCCATTTGCAAGTACATTTGCAGTATTTGCTTCCGGCAGAGCTTTTGAAATAATAAGAAATTCAATATGCTATCCTAAGTTAAATGTAAAGATTTGTGCAACTCATGCTGGTATAACTGTTGGTGAAGATGGAGCTACACATCAAGCTTTAGAAGATATAGCATGTATGAGAGCGTTGCCAAATATGGTAGTTATAAATCCATCTGATGGGGTATCTACTGAAGCTGCTATAAAAGCCATTGCAGAATATAAAGGACCTGTGTATGTTAGATTAGGTAGAGCAAAAGTACCTGTAATTTATGATGAAAATAATTTTAAATTTGAAATTGGTAAAGGAATAGAAGTTAAAGAAGGTAGTGATATAACTATTATTGCTACAGGAATTATGGTATCAAAAGCTTTACAGGCAAGTGAAAAACTTAGTGAGGAAGGAATTTCTGCTAGAGTGATAGATATACATACGATAAAGCCTATAGATAAGGATATAATAGTGAAAGCTGCCAATGAAACTAAAGCAATAATTACAGTAGAAGAACATAATATAATTGGTGGATTAGGTAGTGCTGTTGCAGAAGTTTTAGCAGAAAACTGTCCAGTACCAATGAAGCGAATAGGCATAAATGATACATTTGGTGAATCTGGTAAACCAGATGAACTTATGGAAAAGTATGGATTAACTGCTGAAAATATAATAGAAAACGCTAAGCAGCTTATAGGAAAGTAG
- a CDS encoding protease complex subunit PrcB family protein → MENKKSIKNFLNKKSIMISIVIILVIISGTMAVKHFTDGKENVKFEIIENQQIPKKLKDILPRYQTLERALACKVDDEVYVVVTRGEKPTGGYTVDIEKIEKIKEDGKFRLVVHAKFTDPKQGDAVTQGITYPYVVAKTNLTELPYRIELKTEYED, encoded by the coding sequence ATGGAAAATAAAAAGTCAATTAAAAATTTTTTAAACAAGAAATCGATTATGATTTCTATTGTAATTATACTCGTTATTATAAGTGGAACAATGGCAGTGAAGCATTTTACAGATGGAAAAGAAAATGTAAAGTTTGAAATCATTGAAAATCAGCAGATACCAAAAAAATTAAAAGATATTTTACCTAGATATCAAACATTGGAAAGGGCATTAGCATGTAAAGTTGATGATGAGGTTTATGTAGTTGTAACTAGAGGAGAAAAGCCTACAGGAGGATATACAGTTGATATTGAGAAAATAGAAAAAATTAAGGAAGATGGAAAATTTAGATTAGTGGTTCATGCTAAATTTACAGACCCAAAACAAGGTGATGCTGTAACTCAAGGGATTACATATCCTTATGTAGTAGCAAAAACTAATTTAACTGAATTGCCATATAGAATAGAATTGAAAACCGAATATGAAGATTAA
- a CDS encoding transketolase — protein sequence MNQDYKELEKIAVQIRKDIINMIAEAGSGHPGGSLSAADIITALYFKKMNIDPENPNWEDRDRFVLSKGHAAPVLYAALARRGYFSPDELFKLRKINSMLQGHPDMKGTPGIEMSTGSLGQGFSASIGMALASKLDGKKNRIYVLLGDGEINEGIVWEGAMAAAHYKLDNLTAILDYNGLQIDGKNEEVMNIKPVDEKWKSFGWHVIEIDGHNFEEIFKAFDEAESVKGKPTMIIAKTVKGKGVSFMENKVGWHGSAPTKEDREKALKELGGEI from the coding sequence ATGAACCAAGATTATAAAGAATTGGAAAAAATAGCTGTGCAAATTAGAAAAGATATTATTAATATGATTGCTGAGGCAGGTTCTGGACATCCGGGTGGTTCACTTTCTGCAGCAGATATAATTACTGCTCTATACTTTAAAAAAATGAACATTGACCCTGAAAATCCTAATTGGGAAGATAGAGACAGATTTGTATTGTCAAAAGGACATGCTGCACCAGTACTTTATGCAGCATTGGCTAGAAGAGGATATTTTTCACCAGATGAACTTTTTAAATTGAGAAAAATAAATTCTATGCTTCAAGGACATCCAGATATGAAGGGAACACCTGGGATAGAAATGTCAACAGGTTCTTTAGGACAAGGTTTTTCAGCTTCAATCGGTATGGCTTTGGCTTCAAAACTTGATGGAAAGAAAAATAGAATTTATGTATTGCTTGGAGATGGAGAAATAAATGAAGGGATAGTTTGGGAAGGAGCAATGGCTGCTGCTCATTATAAATTAGACAATTTGACAGCAATATTAGATTATAATGGATTACAGATTGATGGAAAAAATGAAGAAGTTATGAATATTAAACCTGTAGATGAAAAATGGAAAAGCTTTGGTTGGCATGTTATAGAAATAGATGGACATAATTTTGAAGAAATATTTAAAGCATTTGATGAAGCTGAATCTGTAAAAGGAAAACCAACTATGATAATAGCAAAAACTGTAAAGGGTAAAGGCGTTTCTTTTATGGAAAATAAAGTAGGCTGGCATGGAAGTGCTCCAACTAAAGAAGATAGAGAAAAAGCACTAAAAGAGCTTGGAGGTGAAATATAA